From Medicago truncatula cultivar Jemalong A17 chromosome 7, MtrunA17r5.0-ANR, whole genome shotgun sequence, a single genomic window includes:
- the LOC11436231 gene encoding protein DETOXIFICATION 9: MAGALETLCGQTYGAEEFSKIGNYICSAMITLILVCFPISLMWIFIDKLLLLFGQDIEIAQAAREYCICLIPALFGHAVLQSLIRYFQIQSMIFPMVFSSIVILCLHVPICWCLVFKFGLGHVGAAFAIGIAYWLNVIWLGIYMKYSPACEKTKIVFSYNSLLYIAEFCQFAIPSGLMFCLEWWSFEILTIVAGLLPNSQLETSVLSVCLSTTTLHYFIPHAIGASASTRVSNELGAGNPRAAKGAVRVAVIIGIAEAVIVSTLFLCFRNIIGNAYSNDKEVVDYVTDMVPFLCVSVSADSIICALSGIARGGGFQTIGAYVNLGAYYLVGAPIAYFLGFGLKLNAKGLWMGTLTGSILNVIILAVVTMLTDWQKEATKARERIAEKPIEAHDGSI; the protein is encoded by the exons ATGGCAGGTGCATTAGAAACTTTATGCGGCCAAACCTATGGTGCTGAAGAATTCAGCAAAATTGGAAACTACATTTGCAGTGCAATGATCACCTTGATTTTGGTCTGTTTCCCCATATCACTCATGTGGATATTCATTGATAAATTACTCTTGCTTTTCGGTCAAGACATTGAGATTGCTCAAGCAGCTCGAGAATACTGCATATGCTTGATCCCAGCACTTTTTGGCCATGCTGTTCTTCAATCTCTGATTCGCTACTTCCAGATCCAGAGTATGATCTTTCCAATGGTTTTCAGCTCAATTGTGATTTTGTGTTTGCATGTGCCTATTTGTTGGTGTTTGGTATTTAAATTCGGATTAGGACATGTTGGAGCAGCATTTGCCATCGGTATTGCTTATTGGTTGAATGTGATTTGGCTTGGAATTTATATGAAGTATTCTCCAGCTTGTGAGAAAACCAAGATTGTGTTTTCTTACAATTCCTTACTATACATTGCTGAGTTCTGCCAATTTGCCATCCCATCTGGACTAATGTTTTG TCTTGAATGGTGGTCATTTGAGATACTTACAATCGTTGCCGGGCTTTTACCTAATTCGCAGCTCGAAACCTCAGTTCTTTCAGTGTG CCTTAGCACAACTACATTGCACTACTTCATTCCTCATGCAATTGGAGCTTCTGCAAG tACTCGAGTTTCGAATGAATTAGGAGCAGGGAATCCAAGGGCGGCAAAAGGTGCTGTTCGAGTTGCTGTAATTATTGGAATTGCTGAGGCAGTTATAGTCAGCAccttgtttctttgttttaggAATATAATAGGAAATGCTTATAGCAATGACAAGGAAGTTGTGGATTATGTTACAGACATGGTTCCTTTTCTTTGTGTGTCTGTTAGTGCAGATAGTATAATATGTGCTCTTTCAG GGATTGCAAGAGGAGGAGGATTTCAGACAATAGGGGCTTATGTGAACCTTGGAGCCTATTATCTTGTAGGTGCTCCTATAGcatattttttgggttttggCCTAAAGCTTAATGCCAAGGGACTCTGGATGGGAACACTAACAGGATCTATTCTTAATGTAATCATACTAGCTGTTGTAACAATGTTAACAGATTGGcagaaagag GCAACAAAAGCAAGGGAGAGGATAGCTGAGAAGCCTATTGAAGCTCATGATGGATcaatatga
- the LOC11437209 gene encoding uncharacterized protein, translated as MARKKAKSDPSKPKRPQSPFFLFMSDFRVRFRKENPDNKYVSVVGKAAGEKWRSMSDADKAPYVADAEKKKMEYVKAIHAYNKKVLMACNNTNLVAGKKSSSGKSFVKSNSELNDDDDDDDDNEEEEEEDDESGDQDTAYNPASRTKKVKQMVGTSTQGFPSKVLEISSSPSTSFPNESSLSPEIQVQSKPFGPQATATLTQSFDSRQKVVLALEVQPFPISDPVVSANPQTNVSPSVDVVMKDQVVIPEEMGTSEGGFQDVHPDQDPRDDLLHQVKQACNGDSGDADPADDLLSLLTNSSPTASVFAGLDSSDSEAMQLFKDLKLLVSKPLDVASADTSAFDQMRRLVEKLKPLKQRLPLSGQSTLEQVNNFLSLHASKNAFLTATLPVYEQAVNSKEDLVKKLLPLKEQKENIAVNKKQHEAVKVKAEEKVEQLKKQLALAEVELAEANTGIAVFINSEKKRVDSINALRDEVNQTVKTLRNLQSDYELAVLTRKELEDLLLVITQSSRP; from the exons ATGGCTAGGAAGAAAGCTAAGTCTGATCCATCGAAGCCGAAGAGGCCACAGtctcctttctttcttttcat GTCTGACTTCAGAGTGAGGTTCAGGAAGGAAAATCCAGACAATAAATACGTCTCTGTG GTTGGTAAAGCTGCCGGTGAAAAATGGAGATCGATGTCTGATGCT GACAAGGCTCCTTACGTTGCTGATgcagaaaagaagaaaatggaATATGTGAAGGCCATTCATGCCTACAATAAGAAGGTTCTGATGGCCTGCAATAATACTAATTTG GTTGCCGGAAAAAAATCCTCTAGCGGAAAAAGTTTTGTCAAGTCAAATTCTGAactcaatgatgatgatgatgacgacgacgacaatgaggaggaggaggaggaggatgaTGAA TCTGGTGACCAAGATACTGCTTATAATCCTGCATCAAGGACTAAGAAGGTAAAACAAATGGTCGGCACTTCCACCCAAGGTTTCCCGTCTAAG GTGTTGGAAATTTCTTCCTCCCCCTCAACTTCCTTTCCTAATGAGTCTTCGCTGTCGCCTGAAATCCAAGTCCAGTCGAAGCCTTTTGGTCCACAGGCGACTGCTACTCTGACTCAATCTTTTGATTCAAGACAG AAAGTTGTGCTGGCATTAGAAGTTCAGCCTTTCCCGATTTCTGATCCTGTTGTGTCCGCAAACCCACAAACAAATGTCTCTCCATCTGTAGATGTAGTCATGAAGGACCAAGTAGTAATTCCCGAAGAAATGGGCACCTCGGAAGGGGGTTTCCAGGATGTTCACCCTGATCAAGATCCAAGGGATGACCTACTTCACCAGGTTAAGCAAGCATGTAATGGGGACAGTGGCGACGCTGACCCCGCAGATGACTTGCTTTCTTTGCTGACTAACTCAAGTCCTACAGCTTCTGTGTTTGCTGGGCTTGATTCTAGTGACTCGGAAGCCATGCAACTTTTCAAAGATCTGAAGCTACTAGTGTCGAAGCCATTGGATGTCGCTTCTGCTGACACCTCTGCATTCGATCAGATGAGGAGGCTAGTTGAAAAACTCAAGCCTCTCAAGCAACGGTTGCCTCTCTCAGGCCAAAGTACACTTGAGCAGGTCAACAACTTTCTATCCCTTCATGCCTCCAAGAATGCTTTCTTAACAGCCACCCTTCCTGTTTACGAGCAAGCGGTGAATTCCAAAGAGGACTTGGTAAAGAAGCTCCTTCCTCTcaaagaacaaaaagaaaatattgcgGTAAATAAAAAGCAGCATGAGGCAGTTAAGGTCAAGGCTGAAGAGAAAGTTGAGCAACTCAAGAAGCAATTGGCCTTAGCTGAGGTGGAACTAGCTGAAGCCAACACAGGTATTGCTGTCTTTATCAATTCAGAGAAAAAGCGCGTCGACAGCATCAATGCCCTTCGTGATGAGGTGAATCAGACGGTGAAAACTCTAAGGAATCTTCAGTCTGACTACGAGTTAGCAGTGTTGACTAGGAAAGAACTTGAGGATCTCTTGTTGGTGATTACCCAATCCAGTCGCCCTTGA
- the LOC11436765 gene encoding protein DETOXIFICATION 14, with protein MIMNETMEEGSNNKCEWTKTRTTLMEELKKMGTIAVPMVATSVLQYLLQVVSVMMVGHLNQLSLSSVAIATSLTNVSGFSILSGMAGGLETLCGQAYGAGHYEKHGIYTYTAVISLTMVCAPITIIWTFMDKILILIGQDPTISLQARTFALWLIPALFASAILKPLTRFFQTQSLIFPMIISSFIVLCFHGVMCWTLVFKLGLGHVGAAISFSLGTWLNVLILLSFVKYSSSCEKTRVPFSMKAFLGIREFFGLAVPSAAMVCLKWWACELLVLLAGLFPDPKLETSVLSICLTISTLHFTISYGLGAAASTRISNELGAGNPKAVRFSICTAMFLATTEALIITAILLGCRCVLGYAYTNDSMVVHYVAVMTPLLCVSIFTDSLQAVLSGVARGSGWQYVGAYVNLGAFYLVGIPIGVVLGFIAHFKAKGLWIGIVAGSIVQTIFLSIITSLTNWKKQAIMARERIFDATSSDESVTDHTTRA; from the exons ATGATCATGAATGAAACCATGGAAGAAGGTTCAAATAACAAGTGTGAATGGACAAAAACCAGGACTACATTAATGGAGGAGCTGAAGAAAATGGGTACTATAGCAGTACCAATGGTGGCTACGAGTGTGCTACAATATCTTCTACAAGTTGTATCAGTGATGATGGTTGGACATCTTAATCAGCTTTCTCTTTCAAGTGTTGCTATTGCTACATCTCTCACTAATGTTTCTGGGTTTAGTATTTTG tcAGGGATGGCCGGTGGATTAGAAACTTTATGTGGCCAAGCTTATGGAGCAGGACATTATGAAAAACATGGAATATATACATACACTGCAGTAATATCCCTCACTATGGTTTGTGCACCAATCACTATTATATGGACTTTCATGGACAAAATATTAATTCTCATAGGTCAAGACCCTACAATCTCCCTTCAAGCTCGTACATTTGCACTTTGGCTAATACCTGCTTTATTTGCCTCAGCAATTCTTAAACCTCTAACACGTTTTTTCCAAACTCAAAGTTTAATTTTTCCAATGATTATTAGCTCCTTTATAGTTTTGTGCTTCCATGGAGTAATGTGTTGGACATTAGTATTTAAATTAGGGTTAGGACATGTTGGTGCTGCAATTTCCTTTAGTTTAGGAACTTGGTTGAATGTGTTGATACTTTTGTCCTTTGTGAAATACTCGTCTTCTTGTGAGAAGACACGTGTGCCATTTTCCATGAAGGCTTTTCTTGGTATAAGAGAGTTCTTTGGTCTTGCTGTTCCATCAGCAGCTATGGTTTG TCTAAAATGGTGGGCATGTGAGTTGCTTGTTTTGCTAGCTGGACTTTTTCCAGATCCAAAGTTGGAGACATCGGTTCTTTCTATATG TTTGACAATATCTACATTGCACTTCACCATATCCTATGGGCTTGGGGCTGCTGCTAG CACaagaatttcaaatgaattaGGAGCTGGGAATCCAAAAGCAGTTCGTTTTTCTATTTGTACAGCAATGTTCCTTGCAACTACAGAGGCTCTTATTATAACTGCAATCTTATTAGGTTGTAGATGTGTTTTGGGTTATGCTTATACCAATGATAGTATGGTTGTTCATTATGTGGCTGTTATGACACCTTTGCTATGTGTATCAATTTTTACTGACAGCTTGCAAGCAGTTCTTTCAG GGGTTGCTAGAGGAAGTGGGTGGCAATATGTTGGAGCCTATGTTAATCTTGGAGCCTTTTATCTAGTAGGAATTCCTATAGGTGTAGTACTGGGTTTCATTGCACATTTCAAAGCAAAGGGCCTTTGGATTGGAATAGTTGCTGGCTCCATTGTCCAAACAATTTTTCTCTCCATCATTACATCTCTTACGAATTGGAAAAAACAG GCAATCATGGCAAGAGAGAGAATATTTGATGCCACTTCTTCTGATGAAAGTGTAACAGATCACACGACCAGAgcataa